The genomic interval CCGCCATAGGCGAGTTCCTGGATGCGGTAGGCCAGACGGGATTCAAGGTAGCGCCGGTTGAACGGTGGCGGCTCGCCGTCGAACAGGTCGCGCCACTGCTTTTTCAGGTCTGGCGTCGGCGCGGTCTTCAGCGCGGCCAGGCGCGCGGGGATGGGGTCGTGCGTCGTCATGCTTTCTCCGTTGGCTTCCGGGTTGCATGACGGCATTGGTCGGCCTGATAGTGTAGGCGAATTTCTCCAGTATCGACAGAAGGTTCGCCGCGTTCGCGCAGCCGCAACCGGACCAGCCCGAGCGCCAGCAGGCCGCACAGCTCGGCGCGGCGTTCGGCGGGGGTCATCGCCGAAGGGGCGAGTGGGTTGGGGCGACGAATGGGACCGGGATCGAACATCATGATCCATCGGTGTCGGATTGCGCCGCCGGCCGCGACCTCGGAACGGGTCAGCCCGCGACCGACAGGAAAGGGTGAACCCCTCCGATGTTGCAACACCGCGATGGGTTGAGGGATCAGGGCGTTCCCACTATGTTCGAACTGTCCCCAATCGATTCACGAGGCCGCCCATGTCGCTGCAATCGCTCGACCGTACCCAATGGAGTTTTGCAGAGGCGCTGGCCCATGTGCAGAATGTGACGGTCGCGCGGCGCGCGGTGGAAGCGGCAAAGCTGCCGCCCAAACCGGTGCCGGCATACCAGACCTGGAACCCGCCGCAGGATCCCAAAGTGGCCTGGAAGGCGGAGGCGGAGACCGAGTTGCTCGTCGCTCTGCGAGACGGAGATCTTCTGGCGCAGGGGCGCTTCACCGAGGAGCGGACGCATGGTTGGGGCAACGGCGGCAGTAGTAGCGGCTTTGGTCTGCATTCGGGCTACCACACCAGCATACGTCCCGAGCAGTGGCGCGAGGGCAAGTATTCATTCGGGCGACTGACCGCGCGGGATTGGGAATTCATCGACATCCGCGTGGCGCGTTTCCTCGTGAAGGCGATCTGGCCGGATTACATCCCGGAGCCGGTGCGACCCGCGCAAGGCGCAGCAGATGCAATATACACCACGCCCTATCTCGACCTGATGCAGGCCGCGATTGCACATTTCGGAATTTCACCGGGGAACCAGGGCAAGAAGGAATGCCTCATGGACTGGTTTCTCGAGCAGCAGATCGAGGGCGAGCCGGTGTCGAACAAGCTCGCCGACGCCATGGCCACGCTGATCCGGTTGCCCTCGGCGCAGCGCGGCGGTGCGAAGCGGGTGTTGGGTCCGGATCTGCGGCAGACCGGCTGACGCGGGAGACGGCACCTGGTCGACACATGACCGTCATTGGCATATATTGCCAATATGCCCAAGGGAGATGCCGATGCCGACCCGCAATGTCGTCCTGACCGACAGCCAGACCGACCTGATCGAGCGACTGATCGCCGATGGTCGTTACCAGAACGCGTCGGAGGCGCTCCGGGCCGGGCTTCGGCTGCTCGAGCGCGAGGAAGCCGAGATGACCGCCTTGCGCAACCGGCTCGCC from Polymorphum gilvum SL003B-26A1 carries:
- a CDS encoding type II toxin-antitoxin system ParD family antitoxin, which codes for MPTRNVVLTDSQTDLIERLIADGRYQNASEALRAGLRLLEREEAEMTALRNRLAAGLDEARSGALAEGTGEDAIRRAFAAARTAS